In the Plasmodium sp. gorilla clade G2 genome assembly, chromosome: 12 genome, aataaataaaataaaataaaataataaagttaGCTGTTTACATGAACgtgttcataatattatgaacatggaataaaaaaaaaaaaaaaaaaaacagccataattatatatatatatatgcattacattttttttttttttttttttttttttttttttttttttaaatatagcTTTAAAGGACATAGGAAATATCCATTTAGATCCAAAAGATAGGGATCGAGTTATTTATAACCCATGTGTTGTTACATACTTTcgatatttattatttttgaatgAATCAAATAAGGTTCTTATAGCAAGGTCAGAATTAAATAAGAAGGATGTGATAGAAGCTTTTCGAATAACATATAGAAAAGTACAGAATTGGGATTTATCATTAAAGTGTGATGAACTGATAAAacatttaattaaatttCATTATGAGTGTGAAAATAGTTTAGTTAAGATGATAAGAATAGGAGAATATAGTTATAATCccaatgaaaaaattattgaaaTACAATATCctgaattattaaatgacccttttaaatataaaaatattattaaattacatctacaaaattatttgagtggcaataataatatgttgaAATGGGTATCTTTTAAAATAGTGTCCAAAATTAAAAGGGATTACTCAGAAGATACTttgaatattaaaaataagcaGTACAGGtataatttgaaaaaaaaataaaataaataaataaataaatatttaatatatatatgtatacatgtTTAAgtttacattttatatattcatcatcCATATGGGTAACtcttaaaatttatttatattttattatttacttatatcttatttcttttttcatttccttGTAggtcattttatttttttaacttaaaatttttatctcATTTATTCATAACAAAATTGTCAGAAAATTAAagttttaaaattttttatttggcttttcctttttttgttaataattttttgtacACATGGTATtataatgttatattatttgtatatatataaaaaggggGGGGACAAAAAAATTGTATCCacgaagatatatatatatatatatataaatatatttgtgtatattttatataatttgcaTAAAGgtttatagatatatattttttaagaataactacttaattatatatatatattatatatatatatatacaaacatatagatgtttatttatttattatatacaaaaaaaggaatatatactATTAAGATAATTCCATTTTGttgtatgtttattttttttttctttctttcctttttatttttatttaatatttttttttttttgtgatttttgaatttaatttatcataacatttatatgtttacattaaataatatagtataatatacggtaaaaataaaatatacatagaaaaaatacatgtttgaatattcatttaattttttttttttttaatgcactttaatatataaatatattgaaataattaatttgaaagacttttaaatataatattattaatgaatgatatatttcaaaatgaGAAACATTTTGGAaggtataaattttttttttttttttttcattttttagtTTAAGTAttattaacaaataaatataaataaataaaaataaatattaggtatatatatatataatatttatatttatttatttattgtttatattatggTGAATATATAAGtgtgaatataatattatcagaATGGATGGTAAGAATTTTGATTTAATAAAGGATATAAAACCACTTATGAATAACATATGTATACAATgtttgataataaaatatatagaagacCCACCTGATCATATAAACAACTTAATAAAATACCATTACCATGTAGCGGATATAAGTGgatctataatattatgtataccTCATGTATTCATAGAAGAAGAattggaaaaaaataatataaacatattgaACGATGATTTTGAAGATATATTGGACGGTTACAATAATATGAGTGTTAATATGAATGAGTTAgctaataataaaataaatgaaataaaatataatacttataatataaataacaaaaagaGGAATAATGTAAAAACTCTAAAATATCTTTTCAAAGTTGgggatattttaaatatatatggagCAGTAACAACATGGTCAATGGGAAAaatggtaaaaaaaaaaaaattaaaaaaattaaacaatatatatatatatatatatatatatatatatatatgtgtaatgtataatatacggtttattatttttcttaatttttttttttttttttttttttattttgataatagGTTATAATGCCTAATACTACGAGAATACGAAAAAATGgagaaaatgatataaaaacgTCAATTCATCGAGTGggtttttttaatatgactGTTAATATAGAACCAAATATTAGTAATTTAATTACATCAACAActgagaaaaaatataaaatggaagacaataatacaaataataattgtaaaaataatgacataaataaagatatagataataataataatattgtgaTGTCAAATTTTATGagcataaataaaaagatgaGTAAGTATGATATAATGTTACCTAATTTGGatgatgatatataattCTGAACGATTaagaatttataaaattatctacttattttaatttattttttttaagtaaattgttttaaacaaataaataaatattatgataaattTATTGAGTTCGtgataaatgtaaaaaaatcaacaacaacaaaaaaaaaaaaaaaaaataataaataaataatatataaaaaaatcatGAATGGTTAAAGCATATTAcgttaaattattatatatataaatatatttggtGTGCATTATTATCAATTGGGTGTTTTATATCAACGTTGTAGAAAATAATTCAAAAGAGATAACAAAAAGGTTCACacgatatatatatatatatatatattcatattatatatgaagaatatttttatttcttaagaaatatatttcatatattttcaaaCATTTTACATTTCATTTGATCTCTTAATAAagcataattataataataaatatacaaattatcTTCATTCAAATTATCAATATATCCAATTGGTGCTTTACATTCATTACATAAAATTCTATATTGTATTTCTACTTTTTCATCCtttcttttaattaatatCCGTTGTGATTGTgttttatgatatattttatgaacaaTTTTGGTTATTGGAAATATTATAGAGCCAtctgtttttcttttttgtaaaatatttaaatccATTTCACTAATTAAACAATTATATCcacatataaaacaaaaatatactaTGAAATCTTTTTCAACATTTCCAACCACACTATCTTTTGatgtataatttaaaatacgGAACTTTTTTTGTTTACTTTCATCCTTTGAAGCTTCTCTTTCATTTTgaacttttctttttatttcaagTAATGATATTTCGTTAAtacttttgtttttttgttcatcattttgttcatcattttgttcatttttttgttcatcattttgttcatcattttgttcattaatttgttcatttttttgttcttgttTTTCCATTTTGGTCAGCTAgccaaataaagaaaaaaaaaaaaaaaaaaaaaaaaaaaaaattaaatattcatacggttttatttattcattatgTATGTTGAGataaagtaaaaatataaatatacatgaattgataatatatatatacaaaatggagaaataaataaatatattgaatctttaaataaaaaaaaaaaaaaaaaaaagaaaaaaaaacacaaaatGTATAtctgtaaatatatatatatgtataattccTTTTGTGGTATAAatactttcttttttttttatattaatgttGCAagagtatataaatatatatagctaTTACATATTGGGGGagaaaaaggaatatacatatatatataatatatattatatatataatatttttatgtatatattattatgaacatattaatatatcaatattccaaaaataaaatatatattatatatgtttattaaagacaatatgaaaataataaaataaaatgatactTTTTCAagtaatatacataaatatattataatattttatacattcTCGACGCGGTTTAAAAGATTCGGTATATTCCAAGCacgaaaaaaacaaaataataataaaaataaaatttaaaatatgtataatatatatatattattatatatgttatatgttttttatttttttttatttttatttccaaagcatatgttttatttagagtataattatattatatttgcaTTTCCATTTTCATAAAAAGaagtattatataaaggAACATTTCATACATATGATttagtaattatatattattcattttattatttttttcttaaactCGAACCTGCAGATCCCAATATAAATGCACAAAGagataaaagaagaaaaaaaggaattaaATAGTATTcccaaatataaaaataatactatcttttatataaccttaatatgtattataaccATATTAAGTCgaatattttgtattataaatacaGTAATATGGAGCAAACTTATAAGGCCTTACAAGTTTAgcaataatttattatgtgaagaaaaaaatggagAATCAATTTTGtggaatatattaaaatgtttttcATATTGGGATggagaatattttttaagattATCATTAAATGGTACagaatataattatgaacaGAATCATGCCTTTTTCCCAACATTaccattaataataatatatataaagaagatattaacaaaatattatgtatatgaaCATACAAATTGTGTAATACATATACTTATCATGTTAGTtcttaataatttctttttcttaattGCAACTATTggaatatttgtatattctttgatctattttaaaaatgagaaTTATGATTTACatgaatttaaaatatcatcAGTAAAACAACATAGTTGTTACTATtcatacaaaataaataatgttaaAGAATCTTATCGTTTTAGTTTTTTTATCTCCATATTATATGCATTTTCTATTGGGAATATTCATGCTTCTTCCTTTTATAACGAGAGTATTTTTAGCTGTTTCTCCATATGGGGATTTAATTTTTTGCAACTTTGTTTATActcccaaaaaaaaaaaaaacaagaaaaaaagatttacatttatgaaatattatgtatactATGCTTTGCTATATGTTCCTGTTTTAGATCGAATGGTATATTGTTTTTAATacctgtttttttttttaatatacaatCATGtgaattttttcaaaaatatttacaagAGGTTCCAAAAAAGGATAAAGGCAAATCTGAGACAATGATATTATTTAaccattttaataataagttTAAAGTGTTGAGTTTTATAATTCATTGGATAAAAGCATTAATCGAAGCAATAATTATAGTGTtacctttttttatttttcagcTTTATGCATATAATCTGTATTGTACAGAAAAAAGTGAATTGctaaaagaacaaaataagaaattttatgtatttttttttaatttgtttaagGATCctaataaatatgttaatatgtggaataataaaaagagtttattaataaatagaCCTTggtgtaataatatatttccattcatatacaattatatacAGTATAAATATTGGGATGTTAAATTTTTCAAATGTTTATTTTCACCAAATCTTAATATATTGTATTCAGCAcctgtatattttatatcttttcaTTGTATCTATACCTTcatcaaaaaaaacaaatgtaCTTACAACAAGTTGTCCCTATTGAACCATCACCTATGGGGTGATGCTATCCATTTGTTTGTTTTGTcactttatatattattatgtgcaCACACAGAGGTGagggaaaatatatatatatatatatatatatatatatatatatatatatgtgtatgtgtatgatttatttatacatataaaatgtgACACAATTTATGAAcgttcataataattatagctATATGTGTGTTATAATTTATGAAcgttcataataattatagctatatatatgtgttataatttatgaacgttcataataattatagctatatatatgtgttataatttatgaacgttcataataattatagctatatatatgtgttataatttatgaacgctcataataattatagctatatatatgtgttataatttatgaacgctcataataattatagctatatatatgtgttataatttatgaacgctcataataattatagctatatatatgtgttataatttatgaacgctcataataattatagctatatatatgtgttataatttatgaacgttcataataattatgtatgTAAATAAGATTGCATTAAATATtagaataaattatttttcctcatatgatttattttttcattttttctacaGATAATATTACGTTTAATAATAAGTTGCCCaatgttttatttacattatggATATTTATTAAGATACTTTGAAAAATGGAAttaccttttttttataaacttgttgtatttttttgttgGCCCAGCACTGTTTGGAACATATATTGCATGGACATAGTGtgggtttttttttttttttgttatcaatatatatatatatatatatatatatatatatatatgttaatttatatttatttatttattcatttatatttacatatagttctttttattttttgtggtttcttttttattttgaatttattaaaaaaattgatgatataaaaaaggaattatattaaattatatgcgTATAACATTTATGTAacgggaaaaaaaaaaaaaaaaaaaaaaaaaaaaaagtaaaattatgaaaatattgtatattattaatttgacATAATAATTTTGCATAAGATATGAGaatatttccttttatattttcaaatttgatatatatttattattgcgtcttattttattgtaaGTTAATTGGAATATAGATctgtgtaaaaaaaaaaaataataaatagatACATGTGttgttatttaaaaattgtaaattataagaatattttatattttattttattttttcctttgttaaaaaaaaagaaaagaaatgatTAATTTgcactattttttttttcttcgtATAAAGGTGCTTTATCGAACATTCCTCCAAAAGTGAgtttatctttttttctagcttcttttaatttattaacacATAATTCATAACTATTTCTTATATCTAGATTATTTGGATTTAATGATGCAGCTTTGTAAAGATTATCTTTAGCTTGTTCAAGGAATCCAAAATGCATATTAGCAACACCTAATTTGTATAAAGcttttacattatttttatcaattttTAAAACTTTGGATGCATGATCAATAGCTTTTGGATagtctttatttttattataacaagTTGCTAGATTTAGATTACAACttatttcaatatttttttttttatctaataAAATTTGATCATCCCATTCTTCAGTATGTATAAAAAAGTCCAGAGCTTCTTTATATTTAGCAATGGCTtcattaatttcattttttttaaaaaattcatttCCTTCTTCTTTAATATCAAAAGCGGcttgtattttttcttcatctgtATAATCATAAATACTTTTCTTAGCTTctttaaaatttaataattcaatttcaaataataaaacactATTTCCTGGAATACTTTCACCACATCCTTCTTCACCATAACCATACATACTTTCTATACGTACTAAacatttctcattttttctCATAGAACTTACACATATATCCCAACCTTTAATAACTTCACCTTGTTCAAGATGAAATTTGAAAGGTACATTTCTATCAATAGAAGAATCAAATAC is a window encoding:
- a CDS encoding GPI mannosyltransferase 2, putative, producing the protein MHKEIKEEKKELNSIPKYKNNTIFYITLICIITILSRIFCIINTVIWSKLIRPYKFSNNLLCEEKNGESILWNILKCFSYWDGEYFLRLSLNGTEYNYEQNHAFFPTLPLIIIYIKKILTKYYVYEHTNCVIHILIMLVLNNFFFLIATIGIFVYSLIYFKNENYDLHEFKISSVKQHSCYYSYKINNVKESYRFSFFISILYAFSIGNIHASSFYNESIFSCFSIWGFNFLQLCLYSQKKKKQEKKIYIYEILCILCFAICSCFRSNGILFLIPVFFFNIQSCEFFQKYLQEVPKKDKGKSETMILFNHFNNKFKVLSFIIHWIKALIEAIIIVLPFFIFQLYAYNLYCTEKSELLKEQNKKFYVFFFNLFKDPNKYVNMWNNKKSLLINRPWCNNIFPFIYNYIQYKYWDVKFFKCLFSPNLNILYSAPVYFISFHCIYTFIKKNKCTYNKLSLLNHHLWGDAIHLFVLSLYILLCAHTEIILRLIISCPMFYLHYGYLLRYFEKWNYLFFINLLYFFVGPALFGTYIAWT
- a CDS encoding FK506-binding protein (FKBP)-type peptidyl-prolyl isomerase, whose amino-acid sequence is MTTEQEFEKVELTADGGVIKTILRKGDEGEENIPKKGNEVTVHYIGKLESTGKVFDSSIDRNVPFKFHLEQGEVIKGWDICVSSMRKNEKCLVRIESMYGYGEEGCGESIPGNSVLLFEIELLNFKEAKKSIYDYTDEEKIQAAFDIKEEGNEFFKKNEINEAIAKYKEALDFFIHTEEWDDQILLDKKKNIEISCNLNLATCYNKNKDYPKAIDHASKVLKIDKNNVKALYKLGVANMHFGFLEQAKDNLYKAASLNPNNLDIRNSYELCVNKLKEARKKDKLTFGGMFDKAPLYEEKKNSAN
- a CDS encoding DNA replication origin binding protein, putative, yielding MNEKNNQNSDKFIKNNNSNKEKAKKLFMQALNHESDENFLKATKFYQEAVKLYPNILNTYINDNHETCSDKIDERAEVEQPEENSYLINILSKNFYTIIKFLDFYSMHRFFFICKSISSSISLENEYKRLCHINLINSKEKCKLYGNSYKRLLLEYPRLRFDGVYISCVTYIRSLKDIGNIHLDPKDRDRVIYNPCVVTYFRYLLFLNESNKVLIARSELNKKDVIEAFRITYRKVQNWDLSLKCDELIKHLIKFHYECENSLVKMIRIGEYSYNPNEKIIEIQYPELLNDPFKYKNIIKLHLQNYLSGNNNMLKWVSFKIVSKIKRDYSEDTLNIKNKQYRSFYFFNLKFLSHLFITKLSEN